In the Burkholderia cenocepacia genome, one interval contains:
- the icmH gene encoding type IVB secretion system protein IcmH/DotU produces the protein MADPRISAGLPASPSLSARLRSAEQAVNPLFESARTLLRALADTPAVLEPDAVTHRRLGLEQELRLFAQVCSELKLRSDHVVRASYSLCAALDEAAMQTRWGSGGATGVDWQSNSLAVALGHDRQGSDRVFRLIDEALGRPREHLDLLELYQNILDLGFKGRYRFASDGATHLQRIREVVYEVVAAGGFGNVSDSEPIRPSRHSIVDPWVRPAPVRRSRRWMGAGLAVALLLGAGGYAAVDRWILGMPATTTSPLDVLSERLGSNLRDEVAAGNVELHQDVATKVLTLRFNGMYASGDVTVAPWWASMMATVGRTIAASVPGAYVQVVGYTDNVPAGAISRGNNQALSEARAREVARIFAAAGVPMQNISATGQGDADPLADNGTAPGRSRNRRVEVTVSN, from the coding sequence ATGGCCGATCCGAGGATCTCTGCCGGGTTGCCGGCATCTCCGTCGCTTTCCGCACGTCTCAGGAGCGCGGAGCAAGCGGTCAATCCGCTGTTTGAATCCGCGCGCACCTTGCTGCGAGCACTGGCGGATACGCCCGCTGTGCTGGAACCTGACGCCGTCACGCATCGACGCTTGGGGCTGGAACAGGAACTCAGGTTGTTCGCGCAGGTTTGCAGCGAGTTGAAGTTGCGGTCCGACCACGTCGTTCGCGCGAGCTATTCCCTGTGCGCGGCGCTCGACGAAGCGGCCATGCAGACGCGTTGGGGCAGCGGCGGGGCGACGGGAGTCGACTGGCAGTCGAATAGCCTGGCAGTGGCGTTGGGCCACGATCGGCAGGGAAGTGATCGCGTGTTTCGACTGATCGATGAAGCGCTGGGTCGTCCTCGAGAACATCTCGATCTGCTCGAGCTGTATCAGAACATCCTCGATCTGGGTTTCAAGGGGCGATATCGCTTTGCGAGCGATGGGGCGACCCATCTTCAGCGCATTCGCGAAGTCGTATACGAAGTTGTCGCGGCCGGCGGATTCGGCAACGTGTCCGACAGCGAGCCGATCCGGCCGTCGCGGCATTCGATTGTCGATCCGTGGGTGCGTCCCGCACCTGTGCGTCGAAGCCGGCGGTGGATGGGTGCGGGCCTTGCCGTGGCGTTGTTGCTGGGAGCAGGGGGGTATGCGGCGGTGGATCGTTGGATACTTGGCATGCCGGCTACGACGACGTCCCCGCTTGACGTCTTGTCGGAACGGCTCGGCTCGAACCTGCGTGATGAGGTGGCGGCCGGTAACGTCGAATTGCATCAGGATGTGGCGACGAAGGTACTGACACTCCGGTTCAACGGCATGTACGCATCGGGTGACGTGACGGTCGCGCCGTGGTGGGCTTCCATGATGGCGACGGTTGGTCGGACCATTGCCGCATCGGTACCCGGTGCGTACGTGCAGGTCGTTGGTTACACCGACAACGTACCGGCTGGAGCGATATCCCGGGGCAACAATCAGGCGCTTTCAGAGGCTCGCGCTCGAGAGGTCGCGCGGATTTTCGCGGCCGCGGGAGTGCCGATGCAAAACATCTCGGCAACCGGACAGGGGGATGCCGATCCACTTGCCGACAACGGCACGGCGCCGGGCAGGTCACGAAATCGCCGGGTCGAAGTGACCGTATCGAATTGA
- a CDS encoding benzoate/H(+) symporter BenE family transporter: MQPNTPPGAIRTIGNDWSVSAITAGFLAVLISYAGPLAIFFQASQAAHASNDMVSSWVWAISIGAGVSGLFASWKLKVPVVTAWSAPGTALLVGLFPQLTLNQAVGAYITAALIILAIGVSGYFDRLVRHIPRGIACGMMAGILLPFGMHAFSAATAQPVLGFGMIAAYVIFKQLLPRYSIVLVLLTGAALATLLGMTHLGNVSPSIARPIFIAPEWTLGTTLSLALPLVVVSLTGQFLPGMTILRVSGYHTPARPIITATSVMSLVVACFGGITIVVAAITAALCTGKDAHENPDRRYVAGLANGAFYLIGGLFAGTIVTVFFALPKAFVAILAGLALIGAISANVHGIFEDENHREASMITFLATASGMTWLGLGSAFWGIVIGSAAYAVLNWVRRRQAD, from the coding sequence ATGCAACCGAACACCCCACCCGGCGCGATCCGAACGATCGGCAACGACTGGTCCGTTTCCGCGATCACCGCAGGTTTTCTCGCGGTCCTGATTTCGTATGCGGGCCCGCTCGCGATCTTCTTCCAGGCTTCGCAGGCCGCGCATGCGTCCAACGACATGGTGTCGTCGTGGGTCTGGGCGATCTCGATCGGCGCCGGGGTATCGGGCCTGTTCGCCAGCTGGAAGCTGAAGGTGCCCGTCGTCACCGCGTGGTCGGCGCCCGGCACCGCGCTGCTCGTCGGCCTGTTTCCGCAACTGACGCTCAACCAGGCCGTCGGCGCGTACATCACCGCTGCGCTGATCATCCTGGCGATCGGCGTGTCCGGCTATTTCGACCGGCTCGTGCGCCACATTCCGCGCGGCATCGCCTGCGGGATGATGGCCGGCATCCTGCTGCCGTTCGGCATGCACGCGTTCTCCGCCGCGACCGCGCAGCCGGTGCTCGGCTTCGGGATGATCGCGGCGTACGTGATCTTCAAACAGCTGCTGCCGCGCTACAGCATCGTGCTGGTACTGCTGACGGGCGCCGCGCTCGCGACACTGCTCGGGATGACGCATCTCGGCAACGTGTCGCCGAGTATCGCGCGGCCGATTTTCATCGCCCCGGAATGGACGCTCGGCACGACGCTCAGCCTGGCGCTGCCGCTCGTCGTCGTCAGCCTCACCGGCCAGTTCCTGCCGGGGATGACGATCCTGCGCGTGTCCGGCTATCACACGCCGGCGCGCCCGATCATCACCGCGACCAGCGTGATGTCGCTCGTCGTCGCCTGCTTCGGCGGGATCACGATCGTCGTCGCGGCGATCACCGCGGCGCTCTGCACCGGCAAGGACGCGCACGAGAATCCGGACCGGCGCTACGTCGCCGGGCTCGCGAACGGTGCGTTCTATCTGATCGGCGGGCTATTCGCGGGGACGATCGTCACGGTGTTCTTCGCGCTGCCGAAGGCGTTCGTCGCGATCCTGGCGGGGCTCGCGCTGATCGGCGCGATCAGCGCGAACGTGCACGGAATCTTCGAGGACGAGAACCATCGCGAAGCGTCGATGATCACGTTTCTTGCGACCGCGTCGGGGATGACGTGGCTCGGACTCGGGTCGGCGTTCTGGGGGATCGTGATCGGGTCGGCGGCGTATGCGGTGTTGAACTGGGTGCGGAGGCGTCAGGCGGATTGA
- a CDS encoding fatty acid desaturase, with protein sequence MAEYFDVDHARAIAALDARFTARTEWPTWLLVVVIYGGWLAVLLLVREGHLSLAAATPPLILLGAWHLSLQHELLHGHPTRSAFVNKLLGYPPLTVWYPYTLYRDTHLEHHRDEDLTVPGVDPETNYVTRERWARLPRWRRALTVARKTFLGRIVVGPPLAIAATFRDAFAAFRRGDFRYLPMWATHAACVAALLAWLQWAIGVPWWYYLLAVTWPALSLAMIRSLYEHRAAPHPKARITINEAGFAMRLLYLNNNYHLVHHDLPKLPWYDLPRAYRMRRDAYAKKCGGFVIRGGYRELLARHAWTPTDPPVHPFDAGTASLSTGSGIKVAVVDRVLQIST encoded by the coding sequence ATGGCCGAATACTTCGACGTCGACCACGCGCGCGCGATCGCCGCGCTCGACGCCCGCTTCACTGCCCGCACCGAGTGGCCGACCTGGCTGCTGGTCGTCGTCATCTACGGCGGCTGGCTCGCCGTGCTGCTGCTCGTGCGCGAAGGGCACCTGTCGCTCGCCGCCGCGACGCCGCCGCTGATCCTGCTCGGCGCGTGGCACCTGTCGCTGCAGCATGAACTGCTGCACGGCCACCCGACGCGTTCCGCCTTCGTGAACAAGCTGCTCGGCTATCCGCCGCTGACGGTCTGGTATCCGTACACGCTGTATCGCGACACGCATCTCGAGCATCATCGCGACGAAGACCTGACCGTACCGGGCGTCGATCCCGAAACGAACTACGTGACGCGCGAACGCTGGGCGCGGCTGCCGCGCTGGCGCCGGGCGCTGACGGTCGCGCGCAAGACTTTCCTCGGACGCATCGTCGTCGGGCCGCCGCTCGCCATCGCCGCGACGTTCCGCGATGCGTTCGCCGCGTTCCGGCGCGGCGACTTCCGCTATCTGCCGATGTGGGCGACGCATGCCGCGTGCGTGGCCGCGCTGCTCGCGTGGCTGCAATGGGCGATCGGCGTGCCGTGGTGGTATTACCTGCTGGCCGTCACGTGGCCCGCGCTGTCGCTCGCGATGATCCGCTCGCTGTACGAGCATCGCGCTGCGCCGCATCCGAAAGCGCGCATCACGATCAACGAAGCCGGCTTCGCGATGCGGCTGCTGTACCTGAACAACAACTATCACCTCGTCCATCACGACCTGCCGAAGCTGCCGTGGTACGACCTGCCGCGCGCATACCGGATGCGACGCGACGCGTATGCGAAGAAATGCGGCGGCTTCGTGATCCGCGGCGGATATCGCGAACTGCTCGCGCGCCATGCGTGGACGCCGACCGATCCGCCCGTGCATCCGTTCGACGCGGGCACGGCATCGCTGTCGACGGGCAGCGGGATCAAGGTGGCGGTGGTCGACAGGGTGTTGCAGATCAGTACCTGA
- a CDS encoding phosphate/phosphite/phosphonate ABC transporter substrate-binding protein, with translation MKPWIAVLPMYNVTPRHAALWRALLRDALDAFANAGGPADVVLPDAPFDDLHALWRRDDLLLSQTCGYPYRMLGLHDVVRLIATPIFDAEGCDGARYSSVLVVSARVYAGGATTLAACRGLRAAFNGEDSHSGMNAFRHAVAPHAHDGRFFGSVTPFGSHLNVLRALASGEADCAAIDCVTFAYVRDALPDLLKDIRIIGTTASAPGLPFVASRAALADTQVGALQEALERAAAADAERARVLRLKGFDRLSPADYDTIARFEQAAATHGYPELR, from the coding sequence ATGAAACCCTGGATCGCAGTCCTGCCGATGTACAACGTGACGCCGCGCCACGCCGCCCTGTGGCGCGCGCTGCTGCGTGATGCGCTCGATGCGTTCGCGAACGCGGGCGGGCCGGCTGACGTCGTGCTGCCCGACGCGCCGTTCGACGATCTGCACGCACTGTGGCGGCGCGACGACCTGCTGCTGTCGCAGACCTGCGGCTACCCGTACCGGATGCTCGGCTTGCACGACGTCGTGCGATTGATTGCGACCCCGATTTTCGATGCGGAGGGCTGCGACGGGGCGCGCTACAGCAGTGTGCTGGTCGTATCGGCGCGTGTGTATGCGGGCGGGGCGACGACGCTCGCCGCCTGCCGCGGGTTGCGGGCCGCCTTCAACGGCGAGGATTCGCACAGCGGGATGAACGCATTCCGGCACGCGGTCGCACCGCATGCGCACGACGGACGGTTCTTCGGCTCGGTCACGCCGTTCGGTTCGCACCTGAACGTGCTGCGTGCGCTGGCCTCGGGAGAGGCCGATTGCGCGGCGATCGACTGCGTGACGTTCGCGTATGTGCGCGACGCGCTGCCCGATCTGCTGAAGGACATCCGGATCATCGGCACGACGGCATCCGCGCCGGGCTTGCCGTTCGTCGCATCGCGGGCGGCGCTGGCGGATACGCAGGTCGGCGCGTTGCAGGAGGCGCTCGAGCGCGCGGCTGCCGCCGATGCGGAACGGGCGCGCGTGCTGAGGCTGAAGGGATTCGACCGGCTGTCGCCGGCCGACTACGACACGATTGCGCGGTTCGAGCAGGCCGCCGCGACGCACGGCTATCCCGAACTGAGGTGA
- the dbpA gene encoding ATP-dependent RNA helicase DbpA: protein MTQPTATPFSALPLTPATLANLAQLGYVDMTPIQAASLPVALAGQDLIAQAKTGSGKTAAFSLALLARLDARSFDVQAMILCPTRELADQVAQEVRRLARAEENVKVLTLCGGTPMRPQAQSLEHGAHIVVGTPGRIMDHLDRGNLKLDALNTLVLDEADRMLDMGFFDDIAKVARMCPTTRQTLLFSATYPDGIAKLSQQFLRNPKEIKLAERHDDSKIRQRFYEVTEDERLHAVGQLLNHYRPVSTIAFCNTKQQCRDLLDVLHAQGFHALALHGELDQRERDQVLIQFANRSCSVLVATDVAARGLDIAQLEAVINVDVTPDPEVHVHRIGRTGRADQDGWALSLASMDEMGRVGAIEQAQKREVEWHPLAELKPADDSVLLPPMETLQILGGRKDKIRPGDVLGALTGDAGFDGKQIGKINVTEFSTYVAIERGVARDALRKLNAGKIKGKRVKVRLMDEE from the coding sequence TTGACCCAACCGACCGCCACGCCGTTCAGCGCGCTGCCGCTGACGCCCGCCACGCTCGCGAACCTCGCGCAGCTCGGCTATGTCGACATGACGCCGATCCAGGCCGCGAGCCTGCCGGTCGCGCTGGCCGGCCAGGACTTGATCGCGCAGGCGAAGACGGGCAGCGGCAAGACCGCCGCGTTCTCGCTCGCGCTGCTCGCGCGCCTCGATGCGCGCAGCTTCGACGTGCAGGCGATGATCCTGTGCCCGACCCGCGAGCTCGCCGACCAGGTCGCGCAGGAAGTGCGCCGCCTCGCGCGCGCCGAGGAGAACGTGAAGGTGCTGACACTGTGCGGCGGCACGCCGATGCGTCCGCAGGCGCAGAGCCTCGAGCACGGCGCGCACATCGTCGTCGGCACGCCGGGCCGCATCATGGATCACCTCGACCGCGGCAACCTGAAGCTCGACGCGCTGAACACGCTGGTGCTCGACGAAGCCGACCGGATGCTCGACATGGGCTTCTTCGACGACATCGCGAAGGTCGCGCGGATGTGCCCGACGACGCGTCAGACGCTGCTGTTCTCCGCGACCTATCCGGACGGCATCGCGAAGCTGAGCCAGCAGTTCCTGCGCAATCCGAAGGAAATCAAGCTCGCGGAACGCCACGACGACAGCAAGATTCGCCAGCGCTTCTATGAAGTGACCGAGGACGAGCGGCTGCATGCAGTCGGCCAGTTGCTGAACCACTACCGGCCGGTGAGCACGATCGCGTTCTGCAACACCAAGCAGCAATGCCGCGATCTGCTCGACGTGCTGCACGCGCAAGGCTTCCACGCGCTCGCGCTGCACGGCGAGCTCGACCAGCGCGAGCGCGACCAGGTGCTGATCCAGTTCGCGAACCGCAGCTGCTCGGTGCTGGTGGCGACCGACGTCGCCGCGCGCGGGCTCGACATCGCACAGCTCGAAGCGGTGATCAACGTCGACGTGACGCCCGACCCCGAAGTGCACGTACACCGCATCGGCCGCACCGGCCGCGCGGATCAGGACGGCTGGGCGCTGAGCCTCGCGAGCATGGACGAGATGGGCCGCGTCGGCGCGATCGAACAGGCGCAGAAGCGCGAGGTCGAATGGCATCCGCTCGCTGAACTGAAGCCGGCGGACGACAGCGTGCTGCTGCCGCCGATGGAAACGCTGCAGATCCTCGGCGGGCGCAAGGACAAGATCCGCCCGGGCGATGTGCTCGGCGCGCTGACTGGCGACGCCGGATTCGACGGCAAGCAGATCGGCAAGATCAACGTGACCGAGTTCTCGACCTATGTCGCGATCGAGCGCGGCGTCGCGCGCGACGCGCTGCGCAAGCTCAATGCCGGGAAGATCAAGGGCAAGCGGGTCAAGGTCCGGTTGATGGACGAGGAGTAA
- the mqo gene encoding malate dehydrogenase (quinone): MIKTLRVILSALALCVATSSAHAADTKKVDVLLVGGGIMSSTLGVWLHELQPDWSMTMVERLDGVALESSNGWNNAGTGHSALAELNYTPEKADGKVDISKAIEINESFQISRQFWAWQVKQGVLKNPHAFINSTPHMSFVWGDDNVRFLKKRYEALQASPLFRGMQYSEDYDQIKQWVPLMMEGRDRNQKVAATWTPIGTDVNFGEITRQFVGYLKTQPNFTLSLSSEVREITRNADGTWHVSWVKLHSDEPPQSVDAKFVFIGAGGGALHLLQASGIPEAKDYGAFPVGGSFLVTDNPEVVKQHLAKAYGKASVGSPPMSVPHLDTRIIDGKKIILFGPFATFSTKFLKNGSYFDLAKSTNLHNVAPMMRVGVDEFPLVQYLAGQLMLTDDDRFNALKEYFPNAKKEDWRLWQAGQRVQIIKRDPVKGGVLKLGTEIVASQDGSIAGLLGASPGASTAAPIMLNLMKKVFKDKVATPEWQQKIRQIVPSYGTKLNDSPAKVVEEWTYTSDVLQLSPPPKIDLGAPSQATGNAPARPAKASADMAL, encoded by the coding sequence GTGATCAAAACGTTACGGGTAATACTGTCGGCGCTCGCGCTGTGCGTCGCGACATCGTCGGCGCACGCCGCCGATACGAAGAAAGTCGATGTCCTGCTGGTGGGCGGCGGCATCATGAGCTCGACGCTCGGCGTCTGGCTGCACGAACTCCAGCCCGACTGGTCGATGACGATGGTCGAACGCCTCGACGGCGTCGCGCTGGAAAGCTCGAACGGCTGGAATAACGCCGGCACCGGCCACTCGGCGCTCGCCGAGCTGAACTACACGCCGGAGAAGGCGGACGGCAAGGTCGACATCTCGAAGGCGATCGAGATCAACGAGTCGTTCCAGATCTCGCGCCAGTTCTGGGCGTGGCAGGTCAAGCAAGGCGTGCTGAAGAACCCGCACGCGTTCATCAACTCCACGCCGCACATGAGCTTCGTGTGGGGCGACGACAACGTCCGCTTCCTGAAGAAGCGCTACGAAGCGCTGCAGGCGAGCCCGCTGTTCCGCGGGATGCAGTATTCGGAAGACTACGACCAGATCAAGCAGTGGGTGCCGCTGATGATGGAAGGCCGCGATCGCAACCAGAAGGTGGCCGCGACGTGGACGCCGATCGGCACCGACGTGAACTTCGGCGAGATCACGCGCCAGTTCGTCGGCTACCTGAAGACGCAGCCGAACTTCACGCTGTCGCTGTCGAGCGAAGTGCGCGAAATCACGCGCAACGCCGACGGCACGTGGCACGTGTCGTGGGTCAAGCTGCATTCCGACGAACCGCCGCAATCGGTCGACGCGAAGTTCGTGTTCATCGGCGCGGGCGGCGGTGCGCTGCACCTGCTGCAGGCGTCGGGCATCCCCGAGGCGAAGGACTACGGCGCATTCCCGGTCGGCGGCTCGTTCCTCGTGACCGACAACCCCGAGGTCGTGAAGCAGCACCTCGCGAAGGCGTACGGCAAGGCGTCGGTCGGCTCGCCGCCGATGTCGGTGCCGCACCTCGACACGCGGATCATCGACGGCAAGAAGATCATCCTGTTCGGGCCGTTCGCGACGTTCTCGACCAAGTTCCTGAAGAACGGCTCGTACTTCGACCTCGCGAAGAGCACCAACCTGCACAACGTCGCGCCGATGATGCGCGTGGGCGTCGACGAATTCCCGCTGGTGCAGTACCTCGCCGGCCAGCTGATGCTGACCGACGACGACCGCTTCAACGCGCTGAAGGAATACTTCCCGAACGCGAAGAAGGAAGACTGGCGCCTGTGGCAGGCCGGCCAGCGCGTGCAGATCATCAAGCGCGACCCGGTCAAGGGCGGCGTGCTGAAGCTCGGCACCGAGATCGTCGCGTCGCAGGACGGCAGCATCGCGGGCCTGCTCGGCGCGTCGCCGGGCGCATCGACCGCCGCGCCGATCATGCTGAACCTGATGAAGAAGGTGTTCAAGGACAAGGTCGCGACGCCCGAGTGGCAGCAGAAGATCCGCCAGATCGTGCCGAGCTACGGCACCAAGCTGAACGACAGCCCGGCGAAGGTCGTCGAGGAATGGACCTACACGAGCGACGTGCTGCAACTGTCGCCGCCGCCGAAGATCGACCTCGGCGCGCCGTCGCAGGCCACCGGCAACGCGCCGGCCCGCCCGGCGAAGGCATCGGCCGACATGGCGCTGTAA
- a CDS encoding mechanosensitive ion channel family protein produces the protein MFLDHLHPERWTFLWNALSTLSLKLAAGLALLIVGWWLSKRVGNWLNRLLSNKERVDDTLRPILCDVAVWGIRIVAIVGALSQLGIETASIVAVLGAAGLAIGLALQGTMQNIAAGIMLLLLRPFKVGDYIDGGSGVAGTVEEVGLFMTRLTKPDGICEYVPNSALWGSSIRNYTRNPTRRLDLEVEVSVHDDIDRALAALHALAVADPDVLQDPAPDVMVMRFDDSTAVANMRVWTHTDKFWTMRWRLARQVRKTLADADCALPIRTRELHIVHDAARRADDARVRVS, from the coding sequence ATGTTTCTCGATCATCTTCATCCGGAACGCTGGACGTTCCTGTGGAACGCATTGTCCACCCTCTCTCTCAAGCTTGCCGCCGGCCTGGCGCTGCTCATCGTCGGCTGGTGGCTGTCGAAACGCGTCGGCAACTGGCTGAACCGGCTGCTCTCGAACAAGGAGCGCGTAGACGACACGCTGCGGCCGATCCTCTGCGACGTCGCGGTATGGGGCATCCGCATCGTCGCGATCGTCGGCGCGCTGTCGCAGCTCGGCATCGAAACCGCGAGCATCGTCGCGGTGCTCGGCGCGGCTGGCCTGGCCATCGGGCTCGCGTTGCAAGGCACGATGCAGAACATCGCGGCCGGCATCATGCTTCTGCTGTTGCGGCCGTTCAAGGTCGGCGACTACATCGACGGCGGCTCAGGCGTCGCGGGCACCGTCGAAGAGGTCGGGCTCTTCATGACGCGCCTCACGAAGCCGGATGGCATCTGCGAGTACGTGCCGAACAGCGCGCTGTGGGGCAGCTCGATCCGCAACTACACGCGCAACCCGACGCGCCGCCTCGATCTCGAAGTGGAAGTGTCCGTGCACGACGATATCGATCGCGCGCTCGCTGCGCTGCATGCGCTGGCCGTGGCCGATCCCGACGTGCTGCAGGACCCCGCGCCGGACGTGATGGTGATGCGCTTCGACGACAGCACGGCCGTCGCGAACATGCGCGTGTGGACGCATACCGACAAGTTCTGGACGATGCGCTGGCGCCTCGCGCGCCAGGTGCGCAAGACGCTCGCCGACGCGGATTGCGCGCTGCCGATCCGCACACGGGAGCTGCACATCGTGCACGACGCGGCACGCCGCGCGGACGATGCGCGCGTGCGAGTTTCGTAA
- a CDS encoding M23 family metallopeptidase produces MRSDLRFRVAREQGRPASRGVHRFPMGRAFLCGIVAAACVAGAQGAAAQAFHDAAPVTPATAENTDLGDVPFFNSARTTWGGLRASSAAPLDVAYASHAWNVSAGTGRDDPVVRFGACVAYRVLCDTARGAVERGYAARFDYGLASALPATGAQPAFAHGPVDLASAEPFTLAQPDRGTRAGAIVGSLHASLARADLPAGVAAQIARMLAGRIDPTQRGAQGDTFRVAFEPDHGATRPGRVRVTALDVRFRGQRVAAVWFAAQAGSPGAYYEFDGMPLAGARFSMPVAATRISSPFGARVHPVSGARHVHSGVDLAAPAGRAVHASERGVVTFIGTEPRGYGKYVVIRHDGGYASYYAHLSAFEPTLRTGARVMRGQRVGAVGSTGTATGPHLHFEVRRHARLVDPIELVHAARAAKLKGAQRVAFNRVARDARIQLASATWAQPVAMATRSASHAG; encoded by the coding sequence ATGCGGTCAGACCTGCGTTTCCGTGTCGCACGCGAGCAAGGTCGACCCGCGTCCCGCGGCGTTCACCGTTTTCCGATGGGTCGCGCATTCCTGTGCGGCATCGTCGCGGCGGCATGCGTGGCCGGCGCACAGGGCGCGGCAGCGCAGGCGTTTCACGACGCCGCGCCGGTCACGCCCGCGACGGCGGAAAACACCGACCTTGGCGACGTGCCTTTCTTCAATTCCGCGCGCACGACGTGGGGCGGCCTGCGTGCATCGTCCGCCGCGCCGCTCGACGTCGCTTATGCATCGCATGCGTGGAACGTATCGGCAGGCACCGGGCGCGACGATCCGGTGGTGCGCTTCGGCGCCTGCGTTGCATATCGCGTGCTGTGCGATACCGCGCGCGGTGCGGTCGAACGCGGCTATGCGGCGCGGTTCGATTACGGGCTGGCGTCGGCGCTGCCCGCGACGGGTGCGCAGCCGGCGTTCGCGCACGGTCCGGTCGATCTGGCCTCCGCCGAGCCGTTCACGCTCGCGCAGCCGGATCGCGGCACGCGCGCCGGCGCGATCGTCGGCAGCCTGCACGCGTCGCTGGCGCGCGCCGATCTGCCGGCCGGCGTCGCCGCGCAGATCGCCCGCATGCTGGCCGGGCGCATCGATCCGACGCAGCGCGGCGCGCAGGGCGACACCTTCCGCGTGGCATTCGAGCCGGACCACGGCGCAACGCGGCCGGGCCGCGTACGCGTGACGGCGCTCGATGTCCGCTTTCGCGGGCAGCGCGTCGCGGCCGTGTGGTTCGCCGCGCAGGCCGGCTCGCCGGGCGCCTATTACGAGTTCGACGGCATGCCGCTCGCCGGCGCACGCTTCTCGATGCCGGTCGCCGCGACGCGCATCAGCTCGCCGTTCGGCGCGCGCGTGCATCCGGTGAGCGGTGCGCGTCACGTGCATTCGGGCGTCGATCTCGCGGCGCCGGCGGGCCGCGCCGTTCATGCGTCGGAGCGCGGCGTCGTGACGTTCATCGGCACCGAGCCGCGCGGCTATGGCAAGTACGTGGTGATTCGTCATGACGGCGGTTACGCGTCGTACTACGCGCACCTGTCGGCGTTCGAGCCGACGTTGCGAACCGGCGCGCGCGTGATGCGCGGTCAACGCGTCGGCGCGGTCGGCAGCACGGGAACGGCGACCGGCCCGCATCTGCACTTCGAGGTGCGCCGGCATGCGCGCCTCGTCGATCCGATCGAGCTCGTGCACGCAGCCAGAGCGGCGAAACTGAAGGGTGCGCAACGCGTGGCGTTCAACCGCGTGGCGCGTGATGCGCGCATTCAGCTAGCATCGGCCACTTGGGCGCAACCCGTGGCGATGGCGACGCGCTCCGCATCCCATGCGGGCTGA
- a CDS encoding catalase family peroxidase: protein MSKLDFTSKRTWGALAAIAAVAGALTSTLAWTAGWIGSRTTSVSLVSETPQPFPPGFRRAHGKGVCFVGTFRSDRAAVPLSTARVFTQADIPVVGRLSIGTGSPYAADNSTTTLSMALLLTTDDKQQWRMAMNNQPYFATHEPEGFLAMQQATAPDPATGQPDRARVSAFLKAYPEAEKFMKWAAQEPAPGSFAGATFYSVNAFYLVAADGHRQPVRWMMRPHDPFIPMSDAQRQKADHDFLFEGVRERLARKPLHWDYVLQLAQPGDPVDDASQPWPADRKQLVAGTLEMTRVVEQAEGACRDINFDPSIVPAGVAVSNDPILNARSGAYAHSFNRREREIGYGKATEAVSKQEVK, encoded by the coding sequence ATGTCAAAACTGGATTTCACGTCGAAACGCACGTGGGGAGCGCTGGCGGCGATTGCCGCCGTGGCCGGCGCACTGACGTCGACCCTTGCGTGGACGGCCGGCTGGATTGGTTCGCGCACGACCAGCGTATCGCTGGTATCGGAAACCCCGCAGCCGTTTCCGCCCGGCTTTCGCCGCGCGCACGGCAAGGGCGTCTGCTTCGTCGGCACGTTCCGTTCCGACCGCGCGGCGGTGCCGTTGTCCACCGCACGTGTCTTCACGCAGGCGGACATCCCGGTCGTCGGACGACTCTCGATCGGCACCGGCAGCCCGTACGCGGCCGACAACTCCACGACGACGCTGAGCATGGCTCTGCTGCTGACGACCGATGACAAGCAGCAATGGCGCATGGCGATGAACAACCAGCCGTACTTCGCGACACACGAACCGGAGGGCTTTCTGGCCATGCAGCAGGCGACCGCGCCTGACCCGGCCACGGGCCAGCCAGACCGGGCGCGGGTGTCCGCGTTCCTGAAAGCGTACCCGGAGGCGGAGAAGTTCATGAAATGGGCGGCGCAGGAACCGGCTCCGGGCAGTTTCGCGGGCGCGACGTTCTACAGCGTCAATGCCTTCTATCTCGTGGCCGCCGACGGACACCGGCAGCCGGTGCGCTGGATGATGCGCCCGCATGACCCTTTCATTCCGATGAGCGATGCGCAGCGGCAGAAGGCCGACCACGACTTCCTGTTCGAAGGCGTGCGCGAGCGGCTCGCGCGCAAGCCGCTCCATTGGGACTACGTGTTGCAACTCGCGCAGCCGGGCGATCCGGTCGACGACGCGTCGCAGCCGTGGCCGGCCGATCGCAAGCAACTCGTCGCCGGCACGCTGGAAATGACGCGTGTCGTCGAACAGGCCGAGGGCGCGTGTCGCGACATCAACTTCGATCCGTCGATCGTGCCCGCGGGCGTCGCGGTGTCGAACGATCCGATCCTGAACGCGCGCTCGGGAGCGTACGCGCATTCGTTCAATCGCCGCGAACGCGAAATCGGCTACGGCAAGGCGACCGAGGCAGTCAGCAAGCAGGAGGTCAAATGA